A stretch of Telopea speciosissima isolate NSW1024214 ecotype Mountain lineage chromosome 11, Tspe_v1, whole genome shotgun sequence DNA encodes these proteins:
- the LOC122646625 gene encoding uncharacterized protein LOC122646625, which translates to MEPFILQFLYGKLALTKICTTDFRGGFVAIEGKRVVARDGIEAEANAILCGLQLARGQGVQRIALVSTVKELVDAINTGERQSFQRLEKILTKITDLLFEFNWARIFHDRRLSAQVACQLASRAIYMSKLGFHATKPPNWFIDG; encoded by the exons ATGGAGCCGTTCATTCTTCAGTTTCTATACGGAAAGCTTGCGCTCACTAAGATATGCACTACAG ATTTTAGAGGTGGCTTTGTTGCTATCGAAGGGAAGAGAGTAGTTGCAAGAGATGGCATTGAAGCAGAAGCAAATGCCATTCTTTGTGGGTTGCAATTAGCTCGTGGGCAAGGTGTCCAGCGCATTGCTTTGGTTTCTACTGTAAAGGAGCTAGTTGATGCTATTAATACTGGAGAAAGGCAAAGTTTTCAAAGGCTGGAAAAGATTCTTACCAAGATTACTGATCTCCTTTTTGAATTTAATTGGGCTAGAATATTCCATGATCGAAGACTGTCTGCGCAAGTGGCTTGCCAACTTGCTAGTCGGGCTATCTACATGAGCAAATTAGGCTTTCATGCAACAAAACCACCCAATTGGTTCATAGATGGGTGA
- the LOC122645211 gene encoding F-box protein At3g07870-like yields the protein MRSEDDDPSLLFPEDLLIKLFSWLPVKPLLRFKCLSKRWLDIISSDPHFIHLHSHQSKSKPPHLFFSSTLPSEVEINKTILLQSSTDMEGNLLSQFEISKRDATRRPLMLPTRFDLVCLVCNTEIHVCNPSTHELITLPPLLFAECNSFGFGYVESTDEYKIVHLIAPFFDGDLEVYDPILPTQCSIFTLGMAEDSPSSYASPWAWKTIGNSPYNVEHCQCPAFVDGALHWLINRKRHPELLIDIEKTILAFNLENEEFRLVPRPSGCSDLVCSNLQLVELKGLLCLSCVDEGVHIMDIWMPKDYCNETRMFTWVKEYNIDLSTLADTPYGSYSRFLGLLFLGTYMMALI from the coding sequence ATGAGGAGTGAAGATGATGATCCATCATTACTGTTTCCTGAAGATCTATTGATCAAACTGTTTTCATGGCTACCCGTGAAGCCCCTCCTCAGGTTCAAGTGCCTAAGTAAACGATGGCTTGATATCATATCTAGTGATCCTCATTTCATTCACCTGCACTCTCATCAATCCAAGTCCAAACCACCTCATCTCTTTTTCTCATCCACTCTACCTTCAGAGGTAGAAATTAACAAAACTATTCTTCTCCAATCCTCCACGGACATGGAAGGGAATTTGTTAAGCCAATTCGAGATTAGTAAGAGGGATGCTACTAGGCGCCCCCTCATGTTGCCTACCCGCTTTGATCTGGTTTGTTTAGTATGCAATACTGAAATCCATGTTTGCAATCCAAGTACACATGAACTCATAACATTGCCACCGCTTCTGTTTGCTGAATGTAATAGCTTTGGTTTTGGATATGTTGAGTCTACGGATGAGTATAAAATAGTTCATTTGATTGCTCCTTTCTTTGATGGAGACTTAGAGGTATATGATCCCATTCTCCCAACACAATGTTCAATATTCACCTTGGGGATGGCAGAGgactctccttcttcttatgcTTCTCCTTGGGCTTGGAAAACTATTGGAAATTCCCCCTATAATGTCGAGCATTGTCAATGTCCGGCTTTCGTGGATGGAGCTCTTCATTGGCTGATCAACCGCAAGCGCCACCCCGAGCTATTGATCGATATAGAAAAGACAATCTTGGCATTCAACTTGGAGAATGAAGAATTTAGACTCGTCCCACGTCCCAGTGGGTGTTCTGATCTTGTATGTTCAAATCTCCAATTGGTGGAGTTGAAAGGGCTACTCTGCCTTTCATGTGTTGATGAAGGTGTTCACATAATGGACATATGGATGCCGAAAGACTATTGCAATGAGACTCGTATGTTTACATGGGTAAAAGAGTATAATATTGATCTGAGTACCTTGGCAGATACTCCATACGGTAGCTATTCTAGATTTCTAGGTCTTTTGTTCCTTGGTACATACATGATGGCATTGATCTGA